One genomic region from Pseudomonas hormoni encodes:
- the trhA gene encoding PAQR family membrane homeostasis protein TrhA produces MYHGERLNAWTHLVGAVAATVGVVWMLVIAGMDGSPWKIVSVAIYGFTLMVLYSASTVYHSVQGRKKTIMQKVDHFSIYLLIAGSYTPFCLVTLRGPWGWTLFGIVWGLALIGILQEIKPRSEARILSIVIYAVMGWIVLVAVKPLLAALGMAGFAWLASGGILYTVGIVFFALDNRLRHAHGIWHLFVIAGSLLHFVAILVYVL; encoded by the coding sequence ATGTATCACGGGGAAAGATTGAACGCCTGGACGCATCTGGTCGGGGCGGTGGCGGCGACGGTCGGGGTGGTGTGGATGCTGGTGATTGCCGGCATGGACGGCAGCCCGTGGAAGATCGTCAGTGTGGCGATCTACGGTTTCACGTTGATGGTGCTCTACAGCGCATCGACCGTTTACCACAGCGTGCAGGGGCGCAAAAAAACGATCATGCAGAAGGTCGATCACTTTTCGATCTACCTGTTGATCGCCGGCAGTTACACGCCGTTTTGCCTGGTCACCCTGCGCGGGCCGTGGGGCTGGACGTTGTTCGGGATTGTCTGGGGGCTGGCGCTGATCGGCATCCTGCAAGAGATCAAACCGCGTTCGGAGGCGCGGATCCTGTCGATCGTGATTTACGCGGTGATGGGCTGGATCGTGCTGGTGGCGGTCAAGCCGTTGCTGGCGGCGCTGGGCATGGCCGGGTTCGCCTGGCTGGCGTCGGGCGGGATTTTGTACACCGTGGGGATTGTTTTCTTTGCCCTGGATAATCGGTTGCGGCATGCGCACGGTATCTGGCATTTGTTCGTGATTGCGGGGAGTTTGCTGCACTTTGTGGCGATTCTGGTGTACGTCTTGTAG
- a CDS encoding flavin monoamine oxidase family protein, whose product MSAGWLRACALVMLGLFSVSALAKDKTAIVIGGGLAGLTAAYELQNKGWQVTLLEAKPSLGGRSGMATSEWIGNDKTQPVLNKYVSTFKLSTTPAPEFVRTPSYLIDGVYYTAADLATKEPATSDALKRYEKTLDDLARSIEDPQNPAANSTLHALDQINVSNWLDRLTLPATARQLINQQIRTRYDEPSRLSLLYYAQQSRVYRGVSDRDLRASRLLGGSPVLAQAFVKQLKTIKTSSPVSSITQDKDGVTVKVGSVGYQADYVVVAVPLRALSKIQMTPALDAQHMGAIKGTNYGWRDQIMLKFKTPVWESKARMSGEIYSNTGLGMLWVEPALKGGANVVINLSGDNARVMQAFGDKQMADQVLIRLHAFYPQARGSFTGYEIRRYSTDPSMGGAYLAFGPGQISKYWRLWERPLQRVAFAGEHTDTLYPGTLEGALRTGQRAASQVEDLAAGKSFEPAKVVPAATAVAAGAVAAKKGNFFSNLFGGSSDEDKKPEPVKAPEPVTPPAPAPAPVATPAPAPVEAPKPAAPVKAEPAKKAPAKAPAKKPAAKTEAKKAPAKTPAKKAETAKKPAAKPAVADTKAQ is encoded by the coding sequence ATGTCTGCTGGTTGGCTGCGCGCCTGTGCGCTGGTGATGTTGGGGCTGTTCAGCGTGTCTGCGCTGGCCAAGGATAAAACGGCGATCGTGATCGGCGGCGGGCTTGCGGGCCTGACGGCGGCGTACGAACTGCAGAACAAGGGCTGGCAGGTCACCCTGCTGGAAGCCAAGCCGAGCCTCGGCGGCCGCTCCGGCATGGCCACCAGCGAATGGATCGGCAACGACAAGACCCAGCCGGTGCTGAACAAGTACGTCTCGACCTTCAAGCTGAGCACCACGCCGGCGCCGGAATTCGTGCGCACGCCGAGCTACCTGATCGACGGCGTGTATTACACCGCCGCTGATCTGGCCACCAAGGAACCGGCCACCAGCGATGCGCTCAAGCGCTACGAAAAGACCCTGGACGATCTGGCGCGCTCGATCGAAGACCCGCAGAACCCGGCGGCGAACAGCACGCTGCATGCCCTGGATCAGATCAACGTCTCCAACTGGCTCGACCGTTTGACGCTGCCAGCCACGGCTCGGCAGTTGATCAATCAGCAAATTCGTACCCGTTATGACGAACCTTCGCGCCTGTCGCTGCTGTATTACGCACAACAGAGCCGGGTTTATCGCGGTGTGTCCGACCGTGACCTGCGTGCTTCGCGCCTGCTCGGCGGCAGCCCGGTGTTGGCACAAGCTTTCGTCAAACAACTGAAAACCATCAAGACAAGCTCCCCGGTCTCGTCCATTACCCAGGACAAGGATGGCGTGACCGTCAAAGTCGGCAGCGTTGGCTATCAGGCTGACTACGTCGTGGTCGCCGTGCCATTGCGTGCCCTGAGCAAGATCCAGATGACCCCGGCGCTGGATGCTCAGCACATGGGCGCCATCAAAGGCACCAACTACGGTTGGCGCGACCAGATCATGCTGAAGTTCAAGACGCCAGTATGGGAAAGCAAGGCGCGCATGTCCGGCGAGATCTACAGCAACACCGGACTGGGCATGTTGTGGGTCGAGCCAGCCCTGAAGGGCGGTGCCAACGTGGTGATCAACCTGTCCGGCGACAATGCACGGGTGATGCAGGCCTTCGGCGACAAGCAGATGGCCGATCAGGTGCTGATTCGTTTGCATGCGTTTTATCCACAGGCACGCGGTTCGTTCACTGGCTATGAAATCCGTCGCTACAGTACCGATCCGTCGATGGGCGGCGCTTACCTGGCCTTTGGCCCGGGCCAGATCAGCAAGTACTGGCGCCTGTGGGAACGTCCGCTGCAACGCGTAGCGTTCGCTGGCGAACACACCGACACGTTGTACCCAGGCACGCTGGAAGGCGCATTGCGCACCGGTCAGCGCGCAGCCAGTCAGGTTGAAGACCTGGCGGCGGGCAAGTCGTTTGAGCCGGCGAAAGTTGTTCCGGCAGCGACTGCTGTTGCGGCCGGAGCAGTGGCGGCGAAGAAGGGCAACTTCTTCAGCAATCTGTTTGGTGGATCCTCCGATGAGGACAAGAAGCCGGAGCCGGTCAAGGCACCAGAGCCGGTCACACCGCCAGCACCGGCGCCAGCTCCAGTGGCCACCCCGGCACCTGCGCCAGTGGAAGCACCGAAGCCTGCAGCACCGGTGAAAGCCGAGCCAGCCAAGAAGGCTCCGGCCAAAGCGCCGGCGAAAAAGCCTGCTGCCAAAACCGAAGCCAAAAAAGCGCCGGCTAAAACCCCGGCGAAAAAAGCTGAAACGGCGAAGAAGCCTGCGGCCAAGCCCGCTGTGGCCGATACCAAAGCGCAGTAA
- a CDS encoding LysR family transcriptional regulator: protein MLIDEELTLKKLEVFLAFMRSGNLARAAAELQTSNVSVHRAIHSLESALRCPLFKHEGRNLTPLESAYVLEERAQKLIQDVVETVRLTREAAGFSAERFKLGSLYSLTVKTVPQLIMGLKIRRSELNIDLILGSNFDLLYKLKNMEVDAILVSLDDSVNDPDCEQIPLFSDDIFLATPADSKFAQRTEVDLAEVRDETFITLTQGFATHQDGNRVFRQAGFEPKVAMQVNDIFTLLSMVSSGVGYALLPGRIAAVYENRVKLIPLQEKYRLQQHIGVVFLKAKERDPNLLALLAECRMYANRQA, encoded by the coding sequence ATGCTGATCGACGAAGAGTTGACCCTGAAAAAACTCGAGGTGTTCCTCGCCTTCATGCGCTCCGGCAACCTGGCCCGGGCCGCCGCCGAGTTGCAAACCAGCAACGTCAGCGTGCACCGCGCCATCCATTCCCTGGAGAGCGCCCTGCGTTGTCCGCTGTTCAAACATGAAGGCCGCAACCTGACGCCGCTGGAAAGCGCGTATGTGCTGGAAGAACGGGCGCAGAAGTTGATTCAGGATGTGGTTGAAACCGTGCGCCTGACCCGCGAGGCTGCCGGGTTCTCCGCTGAACGCTTCAAGCTGGGCTCGTTGTATTCGCTGACGGTAAAGACCGTGCCGCAGTTGATCATGGGCCTGAAAATCCGCCGCAGCGAACTCAACATCGACTTGATCCTCGGTTCGAATTTCGACCTGTTGTACAAGCTCAAGAACATGGAAGTCGATGCGATCCTGGTGTCGTTGGACGACAGCGTGAACGACCCGGACTGCGAACAGATTCCGCTGTTTTCCGATGACATCTTTTTGGCCACCCCGGCGGATTCGAAGTTTGCACAACGCACGGAAGTGGACCTGGCCGAAGTCCGCGACGAGACGTTCATCACCCTGACCCAGGGCTTCGCCACGCACCAGGATGGCAATCGAGTGTTCAGGCAGGCGGGGTTCGAACCGAAGGTGGCGATGCAGGTCAACGACATCTTCACCCTGCTGAGCATGGTCAGCTCGGGGGTGGGTTATGCGTTGCTGCCGGGGCGGATTGCGGCGGTGTATGAGAACCGCGTGAAGCTGATTCCGTTGCAGGAAAAGTACCGGTTGCAGCAGCACATTGGTGTGGTGTTCCTGAAAGCCAAGGAGCGCGACCCGAATTTGCTGGCGTTGCTGGCGGAGTGTCGGATGTATGCCAATCGCCAGGCTTGA
- a CDS encoding cytochrome b, whose protein sequence is MQLRNSSSRYGWVSIFMHWGVALAVFGLFALGLWMVGLDYYSVWRKDAPDLHKSIGLVLLAVMFLRVIWRFISPPPPTLESYSRLTRIGAKFGHSFLYLGLFAVMIAGYLISTADGVGIPVFGLFEVPALVSGLPDQADTAGVIHLYLAWVLVIFSGLHALAALKHHFIDRDATLTRMLGRKA, encoded by the coding sequence ATGCAGCTACGTAACTCTTCTTCCCGCTACGGTTGGGTCAGCATCTTCATGCATTGGGGCGTGGCGCTGGCGGTCTTCGGTCTGTTCGCGTTGGGGTTGTGGATGGTCGGACTCGACTACTACAGCGTCTGGCGCAAAGACGCGCCGGACCTGCACAAGAGTATTGGCCTGGTGTTGTTGGCGGTGATGTTTCTTCGGGTGATCTGGCGTTTCATCAGCCCGCCGCCGCCCACACTGGAAAGCTATAGCCGCCTGACGCGCATCGGCGCGAAGTTCGGCCATTCGTTCCTGTACCTCGGCCTGTTTGCTGTGATGATTGCCGGTTACCTGATTTCCACCGCAGACGGTGTCGGGATTCCGGTGTTTGGCCTGTTTGAAGTTCCTGCGCTGGTGTCCGGACTACCGGACCAGGCAGACACCGCCGGTGTGATTCATCTGTATCTGGCGTGGGTACTGGTAATTTTTTCCGGTCTCCATGCGTTGGCAGCATTGAAGCACCACTTTATCGATCGTGATGCGACCCTCACTCGAATGCTGGGCCGCAAAGCCTGA
- the mdcH gene encoding malonate decarboxylase subunit epsilon: MSSLLVFPGQGAQQPGMLHRLPRETLIEASDVLGEDALLLDSSEALKSTRAVQLCLLIAGVAASRQLSMAPDYVAGLSIGAYPAAVVAGALSFSDALHLVSLRGELMQQAYPQGYGMTAIIGLDLSTVEGLLAQVHSTDTPVYLANINADNQVVIAGSDGAMKAVAELAKGRGAGLAKRLAVSVPSHCPLLDAPAKTLADAFAKVSLKTPTLGYLSGSRARPIINTEALRDDLAFNMCRVVDWRGTVQSAYERGVRLQIELPPGAVLTGLARRVFEQGTVIAFDGARLDTLQALLREEGSRQP; encoded by the coding sequence GTGAGCAGTTTGCTGGTGTTCCCCGGCCAGGGCGCGCAGCAGCCGGGCATGCTCCATCGTTTGCCTCGCGAGACGCTGATCGAGGCCAGTGATGTGTTGGGCGAAGACGCGTTGTTGCTGGATTCCTCCGAAGCATTGAAGTCGACACGTGCGGTTCAGCTTTGCCTGTTGATTGCCGGTGTCGCGGCTTCGCGTCAGTTATCAATGGCGCCGGATTACGTGGCGGGATTGTCCATCGGCGCCTATCCCGCGGCGGTGGTCGCCGGTGCCTTGAGTTTCAGCGATGCGCTGCATCTGGTCAGCCTGCGCGGTGAACTGATGCAACAGGCTTATCCACAGGGCTACGGCATGACCGCGATCATCGGTCTCGACTTGTCCACAGTGGAAGGCTTGCTGGCGCAGGTTCACAGCACTGACACACCGGTTTACCTGGCCAACATCAATGCCGATAACCAGGTGGTGATTGCCGGCAGCGACGGCGCGATGAAAGCCGTCGCCGAGTTGGCGAAAGGTCGCGGTGCAGGCCTGGCCAAACGACTCGCCGTCAGTGTGCCGTCGCATTGCCCGCTGCTGGATGCGCCCGCTAAAACGCTGGCCGATGCATTCGCCAAGGTGTCGCTGAAGACACCAACCTTGGGTTACCTCAGCGGCAGTCGCGCCCGGCCCATCATCAATACCGAAGCCTTGCGCGACGACCTGGCCTTCAACATGTGCCGCGTCGTCGATTGGCGCGGCACCGTGCAAAGCGCCTACGAGCGCGGCGTACGTCTACAGATCGAACTGCCGCCCGGTGCGGTGCTGACCGGGCTGGCGCGCCGGGTGTTCGAGCAGGGCACCGTGATTGCTTTCGACGGGGCGCGGCTCGATACCTTGCAGGCGCTGTTGCGTGAGGAGGGAAGCCGCCAACCCTAG
- the madL gene encoding malonate transporter subunit MadL, whose translation MIIYGVALLAICTLAGVIMGDMLGVLLGVKSNVGGVGIAMILLICARLWMQKRGGMTKDCEMGVGFWGAMYIPVVVAMAAQQNVVTALHGGPVAVLAAIGSVVICGCTIALISRTHKGEPLPDEPEETIPVGTPVGGR comes from the coding sequence ATGATTATTTACGGTGTGGCGCTGTTGGCGATCTGTACGCTGGCAGGGGTGATCATGGGTGACATGCTTGGCGTGTTGCTGGGTGTGAAATCAAACGTCGGCGGTGTCGGGATCGCGATGATCCTGTTGATCTGCGCGCGGTTGTGGATGCAAAAGCGCGGCGGCATGACCAAGGATTGCGAGATGGGCGTCGGCTTCTGGGGAGCGATGTACATTCCGGTGGTGGTGGCGATGGCGGCGCAACAAAACGTCGTCACCGCCCTGCACGGCGGCCCGGTGGCGGTGCTTGCAGCGATCGGTTCAGTGGTGATCTGCGGCTGCACCATTGCCCTGATCAGCCGGACCCACAAAGGCGAACCGTTGCCCGATGAACCCGAGGAAACAATCCCCGTTGGCACACCCGTAGGAGGTCGCTGA
- a CDS encoding 16S rRNA (uracil(1498)-N(3))-methyltransferase, with product MRLSRFFIDAPLSTGQHELPEAQAHYISRVLRMAEGDALQLFDGSGHEFRATLVEVGKKRVVVQIDESFAGQVESPLQIHLGQGLSRGERMDWAIQKATELGVTEITPIFSDRCEVRLKDERADKRLLHWRQVAISACEQCGRARVPVIHPPVLLADWLKQTEADLKLVLHPVAEPLVSHAKPGTLAFLIGPEGGLSDAEVDQAKGSGFHAARLGPRVLRTETAPVVALAVAQQLWGDF from the coding sequence ATGAGACTGTCCCGCTTCTTTATCGACGCCCCCCTGAGCACCGGCCAACACGAGTTGCCCGAGGCTCAGGCCCATTACATCAGCCGCGTACTGCGCATGGCCGAGGGCGATGCTTTGCAATTGTTCGACGGCTCGGGCCATGAGTTTCGCGCCACGCTGGTGGAGGTCGGCAAGAAGCGCGTCGTGGTGCAGATCGATGAAAGCTTCGCCGGTCAGGTCGAATCCCCGCTGCAGATCCATCTCGGCCAGGGTTTGTCCCGTGGCGAGCGGATGGATTGGGCGATCCAGAAAGCCACTGAACTGGGCGTGACCGAAATCACCCCGATCTTCAGCGACCGTTGCGAAGTCCGGCTGAAGGACGAGCGCGCCGACAAACGCCTGTTGCACTGGCGTCAGGTGGCGATCAGCGCGTGCGAGCAGTGCGGGCGGGCACGGGTGCCGGTGATTCATCCGCCGGTGTTGTTGGCGGACTGGTTGAAGCAGACCGAGGCGGATTTGAAGTTGGTGCTGCATCCGGTGGCAGAGCCGTTGGTGAGTCATGCGAAGCCTGGGACGCTGGCGTTTCTGATCGGGCCTGAGGGTGGGTTGTCGGATGCCGAAGTGGATCAGGCCAAGGGCAGCGGCTTCCACGCCGCCCGCCTCGGCCCGCGGGTGTTGCGCACCGAGACTGCGCCGGTGGTTGCACTGGCGGTTGCCCAGCAACTTTGGGGTGATTTCTAG
- a CDS encoding DEAD/DEAH box helicase: protein MSFASLGLSEALVRAIEAAGYTEPTPVQQRAIPAVLQGRDLMVAAQTGTGKTGGFALPILERLFPGGHPDKSQRHGPRQPRVLVLTPTRELAAQVHESFKVYARDLKFVSACIFGGVGMNPQVQAMSRGVDVLVACPGRLLDLAGQGSVDLSHVEILVLDEADRMLDMGFVHDVKKVLARLPAKRQNLLFSATFSKDITDLAGKLLHNPERIEVTPPNTTVERIEQRVFRLAASHKRSLLAHLITAGAWEQVLVFTRTKHGANRLAEYLDKHGLSAVAIHGNKSQNARTKALADFKAGEVRILVATDIAARGLDIDQLPHVVNFELPNVDEDYVHRIGRTGRAGRSGEAISLVAPDEEKLLKSIERMTKQKIADGDLMGFDSSAVEAEKPEVRERPDVRNPRNPRGPRGDGPNGSGGGGGRKDKGKDKGGKEKPAASGRGERPAREQKPREGTPAREQQRPAPRAAADRAPDEFLDDDVDNFGNRVDYVPQAKPAQGRGRRPGAPAQGSAAGAGAPRTGGKPQGRQSGPRSSDGATTGTPPAKRSGPRNGAPRDGQARREEGRNRRPARDDQPRSEPAVQNPRGPAPKIIHKESKTDRFPTPEQLDQLPGRPRGEKPALLTRNR from the coding sequence ATGTCCTTTGCTTCCCTCGGTCTCTCCGAGGCTTTAGTCCGCGCCATCGAGGCAGCGGGCTATACCGAGCCTACTCCGGTGCAACAGCGGGCCATTCCCGCCGTGTTGCAAGGTCGCGACCTGATGGTTGCGGCTCAGACAGGTACTGGTAAAACCGGCGGCTTCGCCCTTCCGATTCTGGAGCGGTTGTTTCCGGGCGGTCACCCGGACAAATCCCAGCGTCACGGCCCGCGCCAGCCACGCGTGCTGGTCCTGACCCCAACCCGCGAACTCGCGGCTCAAGTTCACGAGAGCTTCAAGGTCTATGCCCGTGACCTGAAGTTCGTCAGCGCCTGCATCTTCGGCGGCGTCGGCATGAACCCGCAGGTTCAGGCCATGTCCCGTGGTGTTGACGTGTTGGTGGCCTGCCCCGGCCGCCTGCTCGACCTCGCCGGTCAAGGCAGCGTCGACTTGTCCCACGTGGAAATCCTCGTGCTGGACGAAGCCGACCGCATGCTCGACATGGGCTTTGTCCATGACGTGAAGAAGGTCCTGGCCCGCCTCCCGGCCAAGCGTCAGAACCTGCTGTTCTCGGCGACGTTCTCCAAGGACATCACCGACCTCGCCGGCAAGCTGCTGCACAACCCGGAACGCATCGAAGTCACGCCGCCGAACACCACGGTCGAGCGCATCGAACAGCGTGTGTTTCGTCTGGCCGCCAGCCACAAGCGTTCGCTGTTGGCGCACCTGATCACCGCGGGCGCCTGGGAACAGGTGCTGGTGTTCACCCGCACCAAGCACGGCGCCAACCGTCTGGCCGAATACCTGGACAAACACGGCCTGAGCGCAGTGGCGATCCACGGCAACAAGAGCCAGAACGCGCGCACCAAAGCCCTGGCCGACTTCAAGGCTGGCGAAGTGCGCATCCTGGTTGCCACCGACATCGCCGCTCGCGGCCTCGACATCGATCAGTTGCCACACGTGGTCAACTTCGAGCTGCCGAACGTCGACGAAGATTACGTTCACCGCATCGGCCGTACCGGCCGTGCCGGTCGTTCGGGCGAGGCGATCTCGCTGGTGGCTCCGGACGAAGAAAAGCTGCTGAAAAGCATCGAACGCATGACCAAGCAGAAAATCGCCGACGGCGACCTGATGGGCTTCGATTCCAGCGCTGTGGAAGCCGAGAAACCGGAAGTCCGCGAGCGTCCGGATGTGCGTAACCCGCGCAACCCACGTGGCCCGCGCGGCGACGGTCCGAACGGCAGCGGCGGTGGCGGCGGTCGTAAAGACAAGGGCAAGGACAAGGGCGGCAAGGAAAAACCTGCAGCCAGCGGTCGTGGCGAGCGTCCGGCCCGTGAGCAGAAACCACGCGAAGGCACTCCGGCTCGCGAGCAACAGCGTCCGGCGCCACGCGCTGCCGCTGATCGCGCTCCGGACGAGTTCCTGGACGACGATGTCGATAACTTCGGTAACCGCGTCGACTACGTGCCTCAAGCCAAGCCGGCTCAGGGCCGTGGTCGCCGTCCGGGTGCTCCGGCACAAGGTTCGGCCGCTGGCGCTGGTGCTCCGCGCACTGGCGGCAAGCCTCAGGGTCGCCAAAGCGGTCCTCGCAGCAGCGACGGCGCCACCACTGGCACGCCGCCGGCCAAGCGCAGCGGTCCACGTAACGGCGCTCCACGTGACGGTCAGGCCCGTCGCGAAGAAGGCCGCAATCGTCGCCCGGCGCGTGATGACCAGCCGCGTTCGGAACCGGCCGTGCAAAACCCGCGTGGTCCGGCACCGAAGATCATTCACAAGGAGTCGAAAACCGATCGTTTCCCGACTCCTGAGCAGCTTGATCAACTGCCAGGCCGTCCGCGTGGTGAAAAACCAGCGTTGCTGACTCGCAACCGCTGA
- the madM gene encoding malonate transporter subunit MadM, producing the protein MWDLIEKGLEHNGLVTAFAFVGVIMWVSVVLSKRLTFGRIHGSAIAIVIGLVLAWVGGTMTGGQKGLADLTLFSGIGLMGGAMLRDFAIVATAFEVQATEAKKAGLIGVIALLLGTVLPFIIGASIAWAFGYRDAVSMTTIGAGAVTYIVGPVTGAAIGASSDVVALSIATGLIKAILVMVGTPMAARWMGLDNPRSAMVFGGLAGTVSGVTAGLAATDRRLVPYGALTATFHTGLGCLLGPSLLYFIVRGIMG; encoded by the coding sequence ATGTGGGATCTCATCGAGAAAGGTCTGGAACATAACGGTCTGGTCACGGCGTTCGCGTTTGTCGGCGTGATCATGTGGGTGTCGGTGGTGTTGTCCAAACGCCTGACGTTCGGACGGATTCATGGCTCGGCGATTGCCATCGTCATTGGCCTGGTACTGGCCTGGGTCGGCGGCACCATGACCGGCGGGCAAAAAGGCCTGGCGGACCTGACGCTGTTTTCCGGCATCGGCTTGATGGGTGGCGCGATGTTGCGGGATTTCGCCATCGTCGCCACGGCGTTCGAAGTGCAGGCCACCGAAGCGAAAAAGGCCGGGTTGATCGGCGTGATCGCGCTGCTGCTGGGCACGGTGCTGCCGTTCATTATCGGGGCGAGCATTGCCTGGGCGTTTGGTTATCGCGATGCGGTGAGCATGACCACCATTGGCGCGGGCGCGGTGACGTACATCGTCGGGCCGGTGACCGGGGCGGCGATTGGCGCCAGTTCCGATGTGGTGGCGTTGTCGATTGCCACCGGGCTGATCAAAGCGATTCTGGTGATGGTCGGCACGCCGATGGCAGCGCGCTGGATGGGGCTGGATAACCCGCGCTCGGCGATGGTGTTTGGTGGGTTGGCCGGGACGGTGAGCGGTGTGACGGCCGGGTTGGCAGCGACGGATCGGCGGTTGGTGCCTTATGGCGCGTTGACGGCAACGTTTCATACCGGGCTTGGGTGCTTGCTGGGGCCTTCTTTGTTGTACTTCATTGTTCGCGGGATTATGGGCTAG
- a CDS encoding adenosylmethionine--8-amino-7-oxononanoate transaminase, with product MGLNNQWMQRDLAVLWHPCTQMKDHEQLPLIPIKRGEGVWLEDFEGKRYLDAVSSWWVNVFGHANPRINQRIKDQVDQLEHVILAGFSHQPVIELSERLVKMTPEGLTRCFYADNGSSCIEVALKMSFHYWLNRGQPNKKRFVTLTNSYHGETMAAMSVGDVPLFTETYKALLLDTIKVPSPDCYLRPEGMSWEEHSRNMFAAMEQTLAENHDTVAAVIVEPLIQGAGGMRMYHPVYLKLLREACDRYGVHLIHDEIAVGFGRTGTMFACEQAGIRPDFLCLSKALTGGYLPLAACVTTEDVYSAFYDDYPTLRAFLHSHSYTGNPLACAAALATLDIFEEDNVIENNKALAQRMASSTAHLADHPNVSEVRQTGMVLAIEMVKDKATKEAYPWQERRGLKVFQHALERGALLRPLGSVVYFLPPYVITPEQIDFLAEVASEGIDIATRNSVSVSVPKDFHPGFRDPG from the coding sequence ATGGGCCTGAATAATCAGTGGATGCAACGCGATCTCGCGGTGTTGTGGCATCCCTGCACCCAGATGAAAGACCACGAACAGTTGCCGCTGATCCCGATCAAGCGCGGTGAAGGCGTGTGGCTGGAAGACTTCGAAGGCAAACGCTACCTCGACGCGGTCAGCTCCTGGTGGGTCAACGTGTTTGGCCACGCCAACCCGCGCATCAACCAGCGCATCAAGGATCAGGTCGATCAGCTGGAGCACGTGATCCTCGCCGGTTTCAGCCATCAGCCAGTGATCGAGTTATCCGAGCGCCTGGTGAAGATGACGCCGGAAGGCCTGACCCGATGCTTCTACGCCGATAACGGTTCGTCCTGCATCGAAGTCGCGCTGAAAATGAGCTTTCACTACTGGCTCAACCGCGGCCAGCCGAACAAGAAGCGCTTCGTCACCCTGACCAACAGCTACCACGGCGAGACCATGGCGGCGATGTCGGTGGGCGACGTGCCGCTGTTCACCGAGACCTACAAGGCGCTGTTGCTGGACACCATCAAGGTGCCGAGCCCCGATTGCTACCTGCGCCCGGAAGGCATGAGTTGGGAAGAGCATTCACGCAACATGTTTGCCGCGATGGAGCAGACGCTGGCGGAGAACCACGACACCGTCGCGGCGGTGATCGTCGAGCCGCTGATCCAGGGCGCCGGCGGCATGCGCATGTATCACCCGGTATATTTGAAGCTGCTGCGCGAAGCCTGTGACCGTTACGGCGTGCACCTGATCCACGACGAAATCGCCGTCGGCTTCGGCCGCACCGGGACCATGTTTGCCTGTGAACAGGCCGGCATCCGCCCGGACTTTCTCTGTCTGTCCAAGGCCCTGACCGGCGGTTACCTGCCGCTGGCGGCCTGCGTGACCACCGAAGATGTCTACAGCGCGTTCTACGACGACTACCCGACCCTGCGCGCGTTCCTGCATTCCCACAGCTACACCGGCAATCCGCTGGCGTGCGCGGCGGCATTGGCGACGCTGGATATCTTCGAAGAAGACAACGTCATCGAAAACAACAAGGCGCTGGCACAGCGCATGGCCTCGTCTACCGCACATTTGGCCGATCACCCGAACGTCTCGGAAGTGCGGCAGACCGGCATGGTGCTGGCCATCGAGATGGTCAAGGACAAGGCGACCAAGGAAGCTTATCCGTGGCAGGAACGTCGTGGCTTGAAGGTGTTCCAGCATGCGTTGGAGCGAGGTGCTTTACTCCGACCGTTGGGCAGCGTTGTGTATTTCCTGCCGCCGTACGTGATCACGCCGGAGCAGATCGATTTTCTGGCGGAAGTGGCCAGTGAAGGGATCGACATCGCGACCCGCAATAGCGTGAGCGTGTCGGTGCCGAAGGATTTCCATCCCGGCTTCCGTGATCCGGGCTAA
- a CDS encoding YceI family protein, with amino-acid sequence MLKKTLAALAIGSALLSAGHVMAADYVVDKEGQHAFVDFKISHLGYSYITGTFKDIDGKFSFDAAKPEASKIEFNVNTASVFTNNAERDKHIASGDFLNASKFAKATFVSTSVKSTGKNAAGKDTADVAGDLTIAGVTKPVVVKATFLGEGKDPWGGYRAGFEGTTSIKRSDFGKQKDLGPSSDAVELYVTFEGVKAK; translated from the coding sequence ATGTTGAAAAAGACCCTCGCCGCTCTGGCAATCGGTTCCGCTCTGCTGTCCGCCGGTCACGTAATGGCTGCTGACTACGTCGTCGACAAGGAAGGCCAGCACGCCTTCGTTGACTTCAAGATCAGCCACCTGGGCTACAGCTACATCACCGGTACCTTCAAGGACATCGACGGCAAGTTCAGCTTCGACGCTGCCAAGCCTGAAGCCAGCAAGATCGAGTTCAATGTGAACACCGCCAGCGTGTTCACCAACAACGCCGAGCGCGACAAGCACATCGCCAGCGGTGATTTCCTGAACGCGAGCAAGTTCGCTAAAGCCACATTTGTTTCCACCAGCGTCAAATCCACCGGCAAAAATGCCGCGGGCAAAGACACTGCCGACGTGGCGGGTGATCTGACCATCGCAGGCGTCACCAAGCCAGTCGTGGTCAAGGCCACCTTCCTGGGTGAAGGCAAGGATCCATGGGGCGGCTACCGTGCCGGCTTCGAAGGCACTACCAGCATCAAGCGTTCCGACTTCGGCAAGCAGAAAGACCTGGGCCCATCGTCCGACGCGGTCGAACTGTACGTGACGTTTGAAGGTGTGAAAGCGAAGTAA